A genomic region of Tissierella sp. contains the following coding sequences:
- a CDS encoding alpha/beta-type small acid-soluble spore protein, with amino-acid sequence MANNSGSNRIVVPEAKAALNQMKLEIANELGISNYENMDKGNLTSRQNGYVGGYMVKKLVESAQNQLAGK; translated from the coding sequence ATGGCTAATAATAGTGGTAGTAACAGAATAGTTGTTCCAGAAGCTAAAGCAGCCTTAAACCAAATGAAATTAGAAATCGCTAATGAACTTGGAATATCAAATTACGAAAATATGGATAAAGGTAATTTAACTTCTAGACAAAATGGGTATGTTGGTGGCTATATGGTTAAAAAATTAGTTGAATCAGCTCAAAACCAATTAGCTGGAAAATAG
- a CDS encoding polysaccharide deacetylase family protein, producing MKFMKKSVLILTCALSLTFVGCSKNISKDDLVVNTPVDSITEDIDEPIEEVEEKDPKELIDLSLKPNEAGEVMILMYHNIGEEEAEWVRTPENFKKDLLTLYENGYRPISLSDYINNNIDLEQGLTPVVLTFDDGNENNFRMIKNDQGEDIIDPNSAIGILEDFKKEYPDFNSTATFFVFGTNAFRQPEFLEYKLNYLLENGYEIGNHTIDHRGMKTADDKEVIQEVIAKQLEAINKVLPEYNVNTYALCYGERPKDKSLEEYLHKGSYNNISYENIAILNVGWNPAQSPISNKFNPLSIPRIRASETKVDNVGLYNWLEYFDKNPGKRYISDGVKEVITVPLALEETIDLERLKEKELYLYGE from the coding sequence ATGAAATTCATGAAAAAGAGTGTTTTAATTTTGACTTGTGCTTTATCACTAACTTTTGTAGGATGTTCAAAGAATATCTCAAAGGATGATCTTGTAGTGAATACCCCTGTGGATTCAATAACAGAGGATATAGATGAACCTATTGAAGAAGTAGAGGAAAAGGATCCAAAAGAATTAATTGATTTAAGCTTAAAGCCAAATGAGGCTGGAGAAGTAATGATTTTAATGTACCACAATATTGGTGAAGAAGAAGCAGAATGGGTAAGAACACCAGAGAATTTTAAAAAGGATTTATTAACACTTTATGAAAATGGATATAGACCTATTAGCCTAAGTGATTATATAAATAATAATATCGATTTAGAACAGGGATTAACACCTGTAGTTCTTACATTTGATGATGGCAATGAGAATAACTTTAGAATGATAAAGAATGACCAAGGAGAAGATATTATAGATCCTAATTCAGCCATTGGTATTTTGGAAGATTTCAAGAAGGAATATCCAGACTTTAATTCGACAGCAACTTTCTTTGTATTTGGAACTAATGCATTTAGACAGCCAGAATTTTTAGAGTATAAATTAAATTATTTACTTGAAAATGGATATGAAATAGGCAATCATACAATTGACCATAGAGGTATGAAAACAGCAGATGATAAGGAAGTAATACAGGAAGTTATAGCAAAGCAGCTAGAGGCCATAAACAAGGTACTACCTGAATATAATGTAAACACATATGCCCTGTGCTATGGAGAAAGGCCAAAGGACAAATCTTTAGAGGAGTATTTGCATAAAGGAAGCTACAATAATATTAGTTATGAGAACATTGCAATATTAAATGTTGGATGGAATCCAGCTCAGTCCCCAATATCTAATAAATTTAATCCTTTATCCATACCTAGAATTAGAGCATCTGAGACCAAGGTGGATAATGTGGGCTTGTACAATTGGCTAGAGTATTTTGATAAGAACCCAGGGAAAAGATATATTTCTGATGGAGTAAAGGAAGTAATTACTGTTCCTTTAGCTTTAGAAGAAACCATAGATTTAGAAAGATTGAAGGAAAAAGAACTATATTTGTACGGTGAATAA
- a CDS encoding ABC transporter ATP-binding protein: protein MKDIKNILNFGFKFINKYKYRFVLYIILSLLINLIGIVIPLITGQIVDLITGTNVLMSLQQLVGTFVVLIFIQFVLTYITNLQYVNIQSESGYMANIFSIEKIYNASYREICNINPSSLHQMINNDCNIIVIFCITLFRDFFANLAIVFIVFIIVFNQSVILSIMFIFLVMCYSVLYYIFKNKLYDQSLKVKNTQSNFFGKLYNLLGNLRSIKINGFFSRTVEKQNLVFETYKHELVKEIKLSNIFDFLTSAITMSAQVFLYLYGGNMVLLGNMSIGIFVVLVTYFSKLLSSTDYFLHLGTYLQNVKSSYDRLMQYTNHVEYKYGKLEINSIDSIHFDNVSFNYDKETVFELNKRFEKGKIYWIKGSNGSGKTTFINLLAGLFGLDFRGDIFINDYPLKDIDFSKVRSSNMSIVEQRPFILSESLNDNLFCKSRSESYSEERNTNKEFIFDKFNIANIANLKREGYDTELDSVNDEVSGGERQKIALVRTFLSSSDIWIFDEPTSALDTDSKKNFYELIDKYRKSKLIFIISHESFDSYDEIIEF from the coding sequence ATGAAAGATATTAAAAACATTTTAAATTTTGGATTTAAATTTATTAATAAATATAAGTATAGGTTCGTGTTATACATAATATTATCATTATTGATTAATTTAATAGGTATTGTCATACCTTTAATAACTGGTCAAATTGTAGATTTGATTACTGGAACAAATGTATTGATGAGTTTGCAACAGTTAGTTGGAACTTTTGTAGTTTTAATATTTATTCAATTTGTATTAACATATATCACCAATTTACAATATGTTAATATACAAAGTGAATCAGGTTATATGGCTAATATATTTAGCATTGAAAAGATATATAATGCTTCATACAGGGAAATTTGCAATATTAACCCATCATCACTTCATCAGATGATAAATAACGATTGCAATATAATTGTGATTTTTTGTATAACATTATTTAGAGATTTTTTTGCAAATTTAGCTATTGTTTTTATTGTCTTTATTATTGTTTTTAATCAATCTGTTATTTTATCTATTATGTTCATTTTTCTGGTAATGTGTTACAGTGTGCTTTATTATATCTTTAAGAATAAGTTATATGATCAATCCCTAAAAGTAAAAAACACGCAATCTAACTTTTTCGGTAAGTTATACAACCTATTAGGCAATTTAAGGTCTATTAAAATAAATGGTTTTTTTTCTAGAACCGTTGAAAAGCAAAATTTAGTTTTTGAGACTTATAAACATGAGTTAGTTAAAGAAATAAAATTATCAAATATCTTTGATTTTCTCACTTCAGCAATAACTATGAGTGCTCAGGTTTTTCTATATTTATACGGTGGGAATATGGTACTTCTGGGGAACATGAGTATAGGTATTTTTGTAGTTTTAGTTACTTATTTTTCAAAATTATTAAGTTCGACAGACTACTTTTTGCATTTAGGTACTTATTTACAGAATGTAAAATCTAGTTATGATAGATTAATGCAATATACAAATCATGTAGAGTACAAATATGGAAAATTAGAGATTAATTCTATAGATAGTATCCATTTTGATAATGTTAGCTTTAATTATGATAAAGAGACTGTATTTGAATTGAATAAACGATTTGAAAAAGGTAAAATTTACTGGATTAAAGGTAGTAATGGAAGTGGAAAAACTACATTTATAAATTTATTAGCTGGGTTATTTGGTTTGGATTTTCGTGGTGATATTTTTATTAATGACTACCCATTAAAAGATATAGATTTTTCAAAAGTGAGGTCTTCAAATATGTCCATTGTAGAGCAAAGACCATTCATTTTAAGTGAGTCATTAAATGATAATCTATTTTGCAAGAGTAGGTCTGAAAGTTATTCAGAGGAGAGGAACACTAATAAGGAATTCATCTTTGATAAGTTTAATATCGCGAATATTGCAAACTTAAAAAGAGAAGGATATGATACCGAACTTGATTCAGTAAATGATGAAGTGTCTGGTGGAGAACGCCAAAAGATTGCTTTGGTTCGTACTTTTCTTTCATCATCAGATATTTGGATTTTTGATGAACCAACTTCTGCATTGGATACAGATAGTAAAAAGAACTTTTATGAGTTGATTGATAAATATAGAAAGTCAAAACTAATTTTTATAATATCTCATGAAAGCTTCGATTCATATGATGAAATAATTGAATTTTAG
- a CDS encoding ABC transporter substrate-binding protein — MSKVFRKFSLILILIMVLSLCLAGCKKETDLVPVRLIEVTHSLFYTPQYVALTQGFFEEEGLKVELTNGKGADKCMTALLSNEAEIGFMGPEASVYVYNQGRDNYAINFAQLTQRDGSFLVGREKDDNFTFDKLKGKSVLGGRKGGMPEMTLEYVIKNHGLVIGEDVEVRTDIQFDVLAGAFVGGEGDYVALFEPVAATLEKEGKGYVVASIGEEGGYIPYTAYSATKEYIEKNPEIIQKFTNAIYKGMVWVQEHSNEEIADAVMPQFPDTDKDVLISLIERYRNQDSWKPDLIITEDGLNHMMDIMELAGELDKRADYEKIVTTKFAKKAMK; from the coding sequence ATGTCAAAGGTTTTTAGAAAATTCTCTTTAATTTTAATTCTCATAATGGTACTATCACTATGTTTAGCAGGATGTAAAAAAGAAACGGACCTAGTACCTGTTAGGTTAATTGAAGTTACCCACTCATTATTTTATACCCCACAATATGTAGCTTTAACACAAGGTTTTTTTGAAGAAGAAGGATTAAAAGTTGAATTAACTAATGGAAAAGGTGCAGATAAATGCATGACTGCATTACTCAGCAACGAAGCTGAAATTGGTTTTATGGGACCAGAAGCATCTGTATATGTTTATAATCAAGGAAGAGATAATTATGCAATTAACTTTGCCCAATTGACACAAAGAGATGGATCATTCTTAGTAGGTAGAGAAAAAGATGACAACTTTACATTTGATAAATTAAAGGGCAAATCTGTACTTGGTGGCAGAAAAGGTGGCATGCCTGAAATGACATTAGAATATGTAATCAAAAATCATGGTCTAGTAATAGGCGAAGATGTTGAAGTAAGAACAGACATACAATTTGATGTATTGGCAGGAGCTTTTGTTGGTGGAGAAGGAGATTATGTAGCATTATTTGAACCTGTAGCAGCTACATTAGAGAAGGAAGGTAAAGGCTATGTAGTAGCTTCTATAGGTGAAGAAGGCGGATATATACCATATACTGCCTACTCTGCAACTAAGGAATACATCGAAAAGAATCCAGAAATAATCCAGAAGTTTACAAATGCCATTTATAAGGGAATGGTTTGGGTTCAAGAACATAGTAATGAAGAAATTGCAGATGCTGTAATGCCGCAATTCCCTGACACAGATAAAGATGTACTAATTTCTCTAATAGAAAGATATAGAAATCAAGACTCTTGGAAACCTGATTTGATTATTACTGAAGATGGATTAAATCATATGATGGACATCATGGAATTGGCTGGCGAATTAGATAAAAGAGCTGATTATGAGAAGATTGTAACAACTAAATTTGCTAAGAAAGCCATGAAGTAG
- the pgsA gene encoding CDP-diacylglycerol--glycerol-3-phosphate 3-phosphatidyltransferase, which translates to MNIPNMITVLRLLLIPVYLYFFYSDLDNNILFAGIVFILAGISDVADGYIARKYDLSTKLGIVLDPIADKLMMFTILISFTTKGIIPPWILLALGVKELMMIAGGAVLYLFKGKQVMPSNKYGKIATLSFYAATLSIVFKLPEIVSTVLFILTVILNIIAFINYLIIFIGLRKNTNKDVVDK; encoded by the coding sequence ATGAATATACCAAATATGATAACAGTCTTGAGATTATTACTCATCCCAGTGTATCTATACTTTTTTTATTCTGATTTAGATAATAATATTTTATTTGCAGGAATTGTTTTTATCTTAGCGGGGATTTCTGATGTAGCCGATGGATATATAGCAAGAAAGTATGATTTATCTACAAAATTAGGGATAGTATTAGACCCTATTGCAGATAAGTTAATGATGTTTACCATACTTATAAGCTTTACTACCAAAGGAATTATTCCCCCATGGATATTGCTTGCACTAGGGGTAAAAGAACTTATGATGATTGCAGGTGGAGCAGTACTATATTTATTTAAAGGAAAGCAAGTAATGCCTTCAAATAAATACGGAAAGATTGCAACATTATCTTTCTATGCAGCTACCTTATCTATAGTATTTAAATTACCGGAAATAGTGTCAACGGTATTATTTATTTTAACAGTTATACTTAATATAATTGCATTTATAAATTATTTGATTATTTTTATTGGATTGAGGAAGAATACTAATAAGGATGTAGTTGACAAATAA
- a CDS encoding folylpolyglutamate synthase/dihydrofolate synthase family protein, whose translation MKYQEALEYINDKDKFGSRLGLDSIGKLMSLLGNPQDDLKYIHIGGTNGKGSTSSYLAHTLEAAGYKVGLFTSPYIERFNERIQINDEDIPDETLGRITSLIKEKANIMVAEGLEHPTTFEIVTAIAFMYFKEEEVDYVVLEVGLGGRFDSTNIIKAPLISVITTIDYDHIDVLGDTLGKIAYQKAGIIKENSIVVSYPQEADALKVIKEVAEDKQAEFNFCPMENIKINELSDSGAIFDFHYGDLVMKDIKISMIGEYQIYNATLALTTLLILANKGLLEISHEQIRDGLLKTKWPGRLEVMKKDPIFLIDGAHNVQGVAQLKKAISLFKYNKLILGLGILKDKDSSHMVELLAPLADKIVVTEVNMPRKLAAEDLGKEISKHNKNVFIEKDIKNAIEKTLELANNDDMIVFGGSLYLIGEVRTLIKQL comes from the coding sequence ATGAAATATCAAGAGGCTTTAGAATATATAAATGATAAGGATAAATTTGGCTCTCGGTTAGGTCTTGATTCTATTGGTAAATTAATGAGCTTACTTGGAAATCCTCAAGATGATTTAAAATACATCCATATAGGTGGAACCAATGGAAAGGGCTCTACTTCTTCCTATTTGGCTCATACCCTTGAAGCTGCAGGCTATAAGGTAGGATTATTTACTTCACCCTATATTGAGCGATTTAATGAGAGGATTCAAATCAATGATGAAGATATACCTGATGAAACATTAGGGAGAATCACATCTTTAATAAAAGAAAAAGCTAATATTATGGTTGCAGAAGGCTTAGAACATCCTACTACTTTTGAAATAGTTACTGCTATAGCCTTTATGTATTTCAAAGAAGAAGAGGTAGACTATGTTGTCTTAGAAGTTGGATTAGGTGGTAGATTTGATAGTACAAATATTATTAAAGCTCCTTTAATATCTGTTATTACAACAATAGACTATGATCATATAGATGTTTTGGGGGATACATTAGGAAAGATTGCTTATCAGAAAGCAGGTATAATAAAAGAAAATAGCATAGTAGTTTCCTATCCTCAGGAAGCAGATGCACTGAAAGTAATAAAAGAAGTAGCAGAAGACAAGCAAGCTGAATTTAATTTTTGTCCTATGGAAAATATCAAGATAAATGAATTATCTGATTCAGGTGCTATTTTTGATTTTCATTATGGAGACTTAGTAATGAAAGATATAAAGATTTCCATGATTGGTGAGTATCAAATATATAATGCTACATTAGCTTTGACAACTTTGCTAATATTGGCAAACAAAGGACTTTTAGAGATTTCACACGAACAGATAAGAGATGGACTATTGAAAACTAAATGGCCTGGTAGATTGGAAGTCATGAAAAAAGATCCTATTTTCTTAATAGATGGGGCCCATAATGTCCAGGGTGTAGCTCAGCTTAAAAAAGCAATTAGCTTATTTAAATACAATAAACTGATCTTAGGTCTTGGAATACTAAAGGATAAAGATTCTTCCCATATGGTTGAATTGTTAGCTCCTTTAGCAGATAAAATTGTAGTTACTGAAGTTAATATGCCAAGGAAATTAGCAGCTGAGGACTTAGGAAAAGAAATATCTAAGCATAATAAAAATGTTTTTATAGAGAAGGATATTAAGAATGCAATAGAGAAGACTCTAGAATTAGCTAATAATGATGATATGATAGTATTTGGTGGTTCACTATATTTAATAGGAGAAGTCAGGACTTTAATAAAACAACTGTAG
- a CDS encoding DUF4364 family protein has product MFIENTEELAQSKLLLLYLIKHSNTTFTNSEITEFVLEKNYMNYFLVQQYLSELIESKFIETSKETAGDVYLISEKGEIALSYFEERIPNRIKHELNHEFSEILKKEKVSAQVVSEFFEKDNNQFVVNLKLVENDQTLFSLYLDVATKKQVDLICHRWEENTESIYQSIVNLLTNEKTTPLE; this is encoded by the coding sequence ATGTTTATTGAGAACACTGAGGAACTGGCTCAGAGCAAATTGCTCCTATTATATCTAATAAAACATTCCAATACTACTTTTACTAATAGTGAAATTACTGAGTTTGTATTAGAAAAAAATTACATGAATTATTTTTTAGTTCAACAATATTTATCCGAACTAATAGAATCCAAATTTATAGAGACATCCAAAGAAACCGCTGGAGATGTGTATCTCATATCGGAAAAGGGTGAAATAGCATTATCATACTTTGAAGAAAGAATTCCAAATAGAATAAAACATGAATTAAATCATGAATTTAGCGAAATATTGAAGAAGGAAAAAGTTAGTGCTCAAGTAGTCTCAGAGTTCTTTGAAAAAGATAACAATCAATTCGTAGTAAACTTAAAATTAGTAGAGAACGATCAAACTCTATTTAGTCTATACCTTGATGTAGCCACTAAAAAACAAGTTGACTTAATTTGTCATAGATGGGAAGAAAATACCGAATCTATATATCAAAGTATAGTTAATCTTCTAACCAATGAAAAAACAACCCCTTTAGAGTAG
- a CDS encoding valine--tRNA ligase — MLENLPKTYDPKDFEDRLYKYWNDNGHFVATIDKNKKPFTIMMPPPNVTGSLHMGHALNNTLQDILTRWKRMEGYSALWLPGTDHASISTEARVVNKIKSEGKTKEGLGREGFLEEAWDWTEKYGSTIKNQLKKLGVSCDWSRDRFTLDEGLSKAVEEVFIKLYEKGLIYRGDRIINWCPSCRTAISDAEVEHEDSEGHIWHIRYPIKDSNDHIVIATTRPETMLGDLAIAVNPDDERYMNLVGKTAILPLMNKEIPIIADSYVEMEFGTGAVKITPSHDPNDFEVGERHNLGQYIIMNEDGSISENGGIYEGLERYEARKKIIADLEEQGYLVETKDHQNSVGHCERCTTIVEPLISKQWFVKMEPLAKPALDAYRNGEVNFIPERFGKVYVNWLENLRDWCISRQLWWGHRLPVYYCDDCGEIIVSRTKPEKCGKCSSGNLRQDTDTLDTWFSSALWPFSTLGWPEKTEDLDYFFPTDVLITGYDIIFFWVVRMVFSSIEQMGEVPFKDVFLTGLIRDSQGRKMSKSLGNGIDPLEIIDEYGADALRFTLVTGNSPGNDMRFYIERVEANRNFANKLWNATRFVLMNLEEDVAKETFTLENLEEEDKWILSKLNSLVKEATDNLNKYEIGFAAEKIYDFIWDEYCDWYIEMVKSRLYGENKESKETAEKVLLFVLKDILRLLHPFMPFITEEIWQHLPGNETPLILSSWPVFNDELYFSDAEESIEFIKTGIKGIRNARAEMNIVPSKKSNQIFVTTDSRVRDIIENGQRYFKNLASAEEIEIIDSKDGIGDDNISIVLSKCEVFLPLKDLIDFDKEIERMEKEKEKLEGEIKRVVGKLSNEGFIKKAPEAVVLEEKEKQKKYEEMLEKVVERLESIKSNR, encoded by the coding sequence ATGTTAGAAAATTTACCAAAGACCTATGACCCTAAAGATTTTGAAGACAGACTTTACAAATACTGGAATGATAACGGTCATTTTGTAGCAACAATTGATAAGAATAAAAAACCATTTACCATAATGATGCCACCACCAAATGTAACGGGTAGCCTTCATATGGGGCATGCATTAAACAATACTCTACAGGATATTTTGACTAGATGGAAGAGGATGGAAGGGTATTCAGCACTTTGGCTGCCTGGTACAGATCATGCCAGTATATCCACTGAAGCTAGAGTTGTAAACAAGATTAAATCAGAAGGTAAGACCAAGGAAGGGCTAGGGAGAGAAGGATTCTTAGAAGAGGCTTGGGATTGGACTGAAAAATATGGTAGTACAATCAAAAATCAACTTAAGAAACTAGGAGTTTCCTGTGACTGGTCAAGGGATAGGTTTACTTTAGATGAAGGACTTAGCAAAGCTGTAGAAGAGGTATTTATAAAATTATATGAAAAAGGCTTAATCTATAGAGGAGATAGGATAATTAACTGGTGTCCTAGTTGTAGAACTGCTATATCCGATGCAGAGGTTGAACATGAGGATTCAGAAGGTCATATATGGCATATCAGATATCCTATAAAGGATAGTAATGACCATATAGTTATAGCAACTACTAGACCAGAGACTATGCTAGGTGACTTGGCTATTGCTGTTAATCCAGATGATGAACGATATATGAATTTAGTTGGTAAGACTGCAATTCTGCCTCTAATGAATAAAGAGATTCCAATAATTGCTGATAGCTATGTTGAGATGGAATTTGGTACTGGAGCAGTTAAGATTACTCCATCCCATGATCCTAACGATTTTGAAGTTGGAGAAAGACATAATTTAGGCCAATATATTATTATGAATGAAGATGGAAGCATTAGTGAAAATGGTGGAATATATGAAGGTCTAGAAAGATATGAGGCAAGAAAGAAAATAATTGCTGATTTAGAGGAGCAAGGATATTTAGTAGAGACAAAGGACCATCAAAATTCAGTAGGTCATTGTGAGAGATGTACTACAATAGTAGAGCCCCTTATATCTAAACAATGGTTTGTAAAGATGGAGCCATTGGCTAAGCCAGCCTTAGATGCTTATAGAAATGGTGAGGTAAACTTTATACCAGAAAGATTTGGTAAGGTATATGTGAATTGGCTAGAAAACCTTAGAGATTGGTGTATTTCTAGACAATTATGGTGGGGACATAGACTTCCAGTATATTACTGCGATGATTGTGGAGAAATTATTGTATCTAGAACCAAGCCTGAGAAATGTGGTAAATGTAGTAGCGGAAACTTGCGTCAAGATACTGATACTTTAGATACTTGGTTTTCATCTGCCTTATGGCCTTTCTCAACCCTAGGTTGGCCTGAAAAAACAGAAGACCTTGATTATTTCTTTCCTACAGATGTACTAATTACGGGATATGATATTATTTTCTTCTGGGTAGTTAGAATGGTATTTTCAAGTATTGAACAGATGGGAGAAGTTCCATTTAAGGATGTATTTTTAACAGGTTTAATTCGTGATTCTCAAGGTAGAAAGATGAGTAAATCTTTAGGTAATGGTATTGATCCATTGGAAATAATTGATGAATATGGAGCAGATGCTCTAAGATTTACCTTAGTTACAGGAAATTCCCCGGGAAATGACATGAGGTTTTACATTGAGAGAGTAGAGGCAAATAGAAACTTCGCAAACAAACTATGGAATGCTACTAGATTTGTTCTTATGAATTTAGAAGAAGATGTAGCTAAAGAGACATTTACATTAGAAAATCTAGAGGAAGAAGATAAATGGATATTATCCAAATTGAATTCCTTAGTAAAAGAGGCAACAGATAATCTAAATAAATATGAAATAGGCTTTGCTGCTGAGAAGATCTATGATTTTATCTGGGATGAATATTGTGACTGGTATATTGAAATGGTTAAATCAAGACTATATGGCGAGAACAAAGAAAGCAAGGAAACAGCAGAGAAAGTTTTACTGTTTGTTCTAAAGGATATATTAAGACTATTACATCCATTTATGCCGTTTATTACTGAAGAGATTTGGCAACATCTGCCAGGAAACGAAACTCCACTAATACTAAGCTCTTGGCCTGTGTTTAATGATGAATTGTATTTCTCTGATGCAGAAGAGTCTATTGAGTTTATAAAAACGGGTATAAAGGGTATAAGAAATGCTAGGGCAGAGATGAATATTGTACCTTCTAAAAAATCCAATCAAATATTTGTGACTACTGATAGTAGAGTTAGAGATATTATAGAAAATGGTCAAAGATACTTTAAGAACCTGGCATCTGCTGAAGAAATTGAAATAATAGATTCTAAGGATGGTATAGGGGATGATAATATTTCAATAGTATTAAGTAAATGTGAAGTATTCTTACCTTTGAAAGACTTAATTGACTTTGACAAGGAAATTGAGAGAATGGAAAAAGAAAAGGAAAAGCTTGAAGGAGAGATAAAGAGGGTGGTTGGCAAACTATCCAATGAAGGATTCATCAAGAAAGCTCCGGAGGCAGTAGTATTAGAAGAAAAGGAAAAACAAAAGAAATATGAAGAAATGCTTGAAAAGGTAGTTGAAAGATTAGAAAGCATAAAATCAAACAGATAA
- a CDS encoding polysaccharide deacetylase family protein: MRNQYNKNNITIRLLIVLCVALVALVYISVRTTKNIVAVFAPTKELPIYSVEIEEKKISLSFDAAWGDEYTKDILDTLDKYNVKSTFFLVGFWVDKFPEHVKEIVARGHEIGNHSTTHPNMSQLSKEKILEEINTTGNKIQELTDKKPILFRPPFGDYNDLLIQTLRENGYFTIQWDIDSLDWKELGVESVVDRVTRNVRNGSIVLFHNNAKFIKEYLPIVIERLQESGYEIVPISELIYKENFMMDNSGRQILIK; encoded by the coding sequence ATGAGAAATCAATATAATAAGAATAATATTACTATTAGATTATTAATAGTTTTATGTGTGGCTTTAGTTGCCTTAGTATATATTTCCGTTAGGACTACAAAAAATATTGTGGCTGTATTTGCACCTACTAAAGAATTGCCCATTTATAGTGTAGAAATAGAAGAAAAGAAAATTTCTCTTAGCTTTGATGCTGCTTGGGGTGATGAATACACAAAGGATATATTGGATACACTAGATAAATACAATGTTAAGAGTACATTTTTTTTAGTTGGATTTTGGGTAGATAAGTTTCCAGAGCATGTAAAAGAAATAGTTGCTAGAGGTCATGAAATTGGTAATCATTCCACCACTCATCCTAATATGAGTCAACTAAGCAAAGAGAAAATCCTTGAAGAGATTAATACTACTGGGAATAAGATCCAGGAACTTACAGATAAAAAGCCTATACTATTTAGGCCGCCTTTTGGAGATTATAACGATTTGCTTATTCAGACTCTTAGAGAGAATGGATATTTTACAATACAATGGGATATTGACTCTTTAGATTGGAAGGAGCTAGGAGTAGAATCAGTAGTTGATAGGGTAACGAGAAATGTGAGGAATGGATCAATAGTTCTGTTTCATAATAATGCTAAGTTTATTAAGGAATATTTGCCAATAGTCATAGAACGATTACAAGAAAGTGGTTATGAAATTGTTCCAATTTCAGAATTAATATATAAAGAAAATTTTATGATGGATAATAGTGGAAGACAGATATTGATTAAATAG